One stretch of Passer domesticus isolate bPasDom1 chromosome 2, bPasDom1.hap1, whole genome shotgun sequence DNA includes these proteins:
- the GABPA gene encoding GA-binding protein alpha chain — MTKREAEELIEIEIDGTEKQECTEESIVEQSYTTAEFVSQAIDISEPIGNLKKLLEPRLQCSLDAHEICLQDIQLDPDRSLFDQGVKTDGTVQLSVQVISRQGMEPKLNILEIVKPVETVEVVIDPDAHHAEAEAHLVEEAQVITLDGTKHIATISDETSEQVTRWAAALEGYRKEQERLGIPYDPVQWSTDQVLHWVVWVMKEFSMTDIDLNALSIPGRDLCNLSQEDFFQRVPRGEILWSHLELLRKYVLASQEHSGEIATVTIDQPVQIIPASVQPATPTTIKVINSSAKAAKVQRAPRISGEDRSSPGNRTGNNGQIQLWQFLLELLTDKDARDCISWVGDEGEFKLNQPELVAQKWGQRKNKPTMNYEKLSRALRYYYDGDMICKVQGKRFVYKFVCDLKTLIGYSAAELNRLVTECEQKKLAKMQLHGIAQPVTAVALATASLQAEKDN, encoded by the exons ATGACTAAGAGAGAGGCAGAGGAGCTGATAGAAATTGAGATTGATGGAACTGAGAAACAGGAATGCACTGAAGAAAG CATTGTCGAGCAAAGCTACACCACCGCAGAATTTGTTAGTCAGGCTATTGACATCAGTGAACCCATTGGAAACCTTAAGAAGTTGCTGGAACCCAGACTGCAGTGTTCCTTGGATGCACACGAGATTTGTCTGCAAGATATCCAG CTGGACCCAGATCGAAGCCTTTTTGATCAAGGAGTGAAAACAGATGGAACAGTGCAACTCAGTGTACAAGTAATATCTAGGCAAG GGATGGAGCCCAAGTTGAACATCCTGGAAATCGTGAAGCCTGTAGAGACCGTGGAGGTTGTGATTGATCCGGATGCTCATCATGCAGAGGCTGAAGCTCACCTTGTTGAGGAGGCTCAAGTGATAACCTTGGATGGAACAAAACATATTGCAACAATTTCAGATGAAACGTCTGAGCAGGTGACGCGATGGGCTGCAGCACTGGAAGGCTACCGGAAGGAGCAGGAGCGCCTTGGGATACCTTACG ACCCAGTTCAGTGGTCGACAGACCAGGTGCTCCACTGGGTGGTGTGGGTGATGAAGGAGTTCAGCATGACTGACATCGACCTCAATGCACTCAGCATTCCTGGGCGGGACCTCTGCAACCTCAGCCAAGAAGATTTCTTCCAGCGTGTCCCACGGGGAGAAATCCTCTGGAGCCACCTGGAACTTCTTCGAAAGT ATGTGTTGGCTAGCCAAGAACACTCTGGAGAAATAGCAACTGTTACAATTGATCAGC CTGTGCAGATTATACCAGCATCTGTACAGCCTGCTACCCCAACCACCATCAAAGTGATAAACAGCAGTGCAAAAGCAGCTAAAGTACAGAGAGCTCCAAGGATCTCCGGGGAAGATAGGAGTTCTCCTGGGAACAGAACAG GGAACAACGGCCAGATCCAGCTGTGGCAGTTTTTGTTAGAACTTCTCACAGACAAAGATGCTCGGGACTGTATTTCTTGGGTTGGTGATGAAGGAGAGTTTAAATTGAATCAACCTGAGCTGGTTGCACAGAAATGGGGACAGCGCAAGAACAAGCCCACAATGAACTACGAGAAGCTTAGTCGGGCTTTGAG GTATTACTATGATGGAGACATGATCTGCAAGGTGCAAGGCAAGAGGTTTGTGTACAAATTTGTGTGTGACCTGAAGACTCTGATTGGGTACAGCGCGGCAGAGCTGAACCGCTTGGTCACAGAGTGCGAGCAGAAGAAGCTGGCCAAGATGCAGCTCCATGGCATTGCACAGCCAGTTACAGCAGTGGCACTGGCTACAGCATCCCTGCAAGCAGAGAAAGATAATTGA
- the ATP5PF gene encoding ATP synthase-coupling factor 6, mitochondrial produces MILRQILRLSSLFHSAVSIQLRRNIGLSAIVFNKAKELDPVQKLFLDKIREYNTKSKQAGGPVDAGPEFQKDMTESLARLQRAYGEGDLTKFPEFKFEEPKFEEAPK; encoded by the exons ATGATCCTGCGACAGATCTTGCGgctttcctccctcttccacTCCGCTGTGTCCATTCAGCTGCGCAGGAACATCGGGCTCTCTGCCATTGTCTTCAACAAGGCAAAAGAACTCGACCCCGTCcagaagctcttcttggacaagATCAGAGAGTACAACACCAAGAGCAA GCAAGCTGGAGGGCCTGTTGATGCAGGACCTGAGTTTCAAAAAGATATGACTGAATCCCTTGCAAGACTCCAGCGGGCGTATGGTGAGGGAGATCTCACCAAGTTTCCAGAATTTAAATTTGAGG AGCCCAAGTTTGAGGAGGCTCCAAAGTGA